The Methanohalophilus portucalensis DNA window GGATGCTTATGACAGAGGGGATATTGAGATAACTTCTCCAAGCTTTACAAAAAATGTATCCATCACAGTAGGAAAATTTATATTGAAAGTGTCCCAGTGGCTGGGCTTCTTCTGATTTAATTTTCTGTTTATATCTCTTTTTTATGAGCTAAAATGAGTATAAGGTAAGAAATGAAAATTAGATTACCTTAATGACATTTTATACACGAGACAAGTGATTTATAACAATATTATTGAATTTCTCATATTGTTCTATAGAACATACATGACCACAATCTGTGATAATTTCAACATATGAGTTGGAGAACTTCTTACTATATTTTAATATATCATTTAAAAATAAGTAATCTTTACTACCTGAAATAAACAGTATACTGATATCATTTTGTAAACTCTTTAGCCATTCAAGACCATTCATAGTTTGAGGAATGATATTCAACCATTTGCAAAATTCATCATGGCCAAGTTTTCTTGCTTCATTTACAAAAATATCTCTTGATCGACGGTGATTTTTTTTTGGCATTATAATATATGCGAAAAATCTGTAAAGAAGCATATAATTCACTTTTTTTTTGAGATTCATAGCTAAGAAAATCAGTAATTTTGTCTTGAGACTATATCTTATAACGCCCCCGCCCATAATGAGTGAATTAACAACATTCGGGTATAAAACCGCAAACCTTAATGATATCAATGAGCTGAAAGAAAAACTGATGAAGTGAGCTTTTTTCACTCCATAAAATAACATTGTGTTATGTATATGTTCACATATCATGTCAAGGTTGAGTAGTTCTTGTGAGGTGTTCTTGTGCATTTCCAATACAAGAAGATTATAGTGCCTTGAAAATGTGCCAATTTGCTTATTCCACGTCTTAGCACTACCACCAAACCCATGAATGAGTATCAACCAATCTTCATGCTTGTTATCCTTATATATCTCGGCACTAAATGTCTTCTCTTCTGCCATCGGTTATTCCTTTCTTGAAAGAGAAATATCTTAAAAATCGGGGAAAATTCCTCTGTACATGTTCAGGCATCTTCTTAAATAATAACTCAGCCACAGGTTCCCATTCATCTGCCCTTGCGAAATTTTTCATTGCAAGTTCTTCGACCGTCTCAGGGTTAGCTAAATGTGTAGACTTTGCATTGGAACTTTTGACTACATTTATAAGTGACTGTGGATTATCTATTATAGGACATGCTCGTAATGGGTTCTCAGAGAAAGGTTGAGAATTCCTGAACTCGGTGAAGAACTTGGACCTAAGTGCCTCAACAAGCGAAACATCATATATATTCGAGTCAGAATAATGGCAAAATGCACAAGGTTCAACATCTCCTTTAGCATTTATATGGGCAAATCCAACACCTGCTCCAATACATCCAAAAGAAAGGTGTCCGTTGTTCCAAAAATCTATGATCACATAATCGTTTTTGGTACTATAATCCCGAATCTTCTCTTGTACATAGGCCCTTTGTTCAGCTGTACAGACCAAACTAGTATCAGCATTACTTCCAACCGGGATATACTGGAAAAGCCATCCAAACCATGCACCCTTCTCTCTCATATGATCTAGGAACTCATCACTGGCAATGGTCTTATAGTTGCCATAGTGATAACATGCTGAAAATGCAAATGCAATGCCTTTATCACTCAAAACATCCATGGCTTTAATTACCTTGTTATAAACACCTTCCCCTCTTCTAAAATCAGTCTCTTCTCGTGTACCCTCTATACTCAAAAATACGTTCAAGTTACCCAGCTTTGCCATCTCATCTGCAAAGTTTTCATCTATCAATGTTCCGTTTGTGAAAATTCCAAAAGTCATTTTATTATGTTTTCTACATATTTTTAAAATATCATCTTTACGGAGCAATGGTTCTCCACCGGTCATCAAACAGTCCTTTATCCCAAGTTGCTCAGCCTGGTCTAATATATCATTTAGCTTCTCATAGGATATATTATGGCCACTTTCATAATCATGCGACCAACAACCTTTACATTTCAGATTACAATTACTGGTCGGATCAATAAGGAGTACTCTGGGTATTGAACATTTGTTGTTAAAGCCTTTATACAACTCTTTTAATGTAATAAAATTACCCATAGTCAAATGGGTGGTTAACCCTTTTGCAAAAAAGAACTGTTTACTTCTGTAAATATAAGCCTTGTGATGTGGAAATGGTGGAATTTCTTCCTTTTTACCATTTATCAGCATATACTTCAATTACAAACCTCATCACTCTTTTTTTGTTACGGTTACTTTTTGTGGAACTACACCATCAAATACAAACTCACCTTTCTCGTTCGCATCCAGACTTGTTATCTCAAGACCCGGGACCACTTGATATATACGGGGAATATACTCTTCCATAGTTTGCACACTATCTTCTTCCATATATTTTTCAGGAAGGGGAACTGGTCCGAGATACAAGGATTCTGGATCACCGGTTAATTGATTATTTGTAATCTTTATATTGCCTTTACTGTATATGTTCAAGTTGTCAGGTAAGGGGACGGGGACATCGTCTGCTATATCTGTATAAAGATCATTTTCAAGTCGCTTTATATCAGCTTTACTTGATCCTTCCATACTACCATCCGGATTAACTTTTACCTGTATATCATCAAACCACCAAAATCCAGGTGCAATTTCATTTAATAGTGCTGTCGCCTCTGAGTTGGTCAATACGAATTGCTTTTGTTGATAATCCGAGAATTCAAATTCATAGTCATGGAACGATTTCTTTTCAGCATTCTTTTTGTACTCTTCTAATTCCTCACCAGTCATCCCTTCAAATTCTATTTGGATTCCCGTTTTTTCTAATGAATTCTGATAATCTTCATAACTATATGTCACTCCCAGGTCTTTGGGCCCCATGATAGAAAAACTTGCAAATACCACAACTAAACCAATCACAACCAATATGCCTGCTGCTGAAAGTATATAAGTCAACTTTCCTTTAAATTCCATAATCGAACCTCCTCCTAAATTTATATCATTTTATTATGCTATGAATAAACCTATATTTAAGCAATAGTATTAAAGTAACAAATTGTATTACTAAAACAAATAATTCAACATTCAAGCAAAATAATATCTGTAAAAATAACTTTAATATTAAGGAACAACTGGCAGAAATATATACTCATTATTTCTAAAATAAAGAAATAATTCGATTTTGTTTATTAAAAATATGCCATTCAGTATATCTAATAAAATTGTCTAAGTCGGATTATAACTATTCTAATAGCTCTATTTGTCTTCCATGTCTGCAGGTTCTACCATTGTTGATGATATGAAAAGGGAGGTGGATGAATACAATGCCAATTCAGATGCCATTCCATCTTCCCTGAAATACATGATGTGCAACGAACGCATCCATATTATTATAGATATGAATAACGGCTTTGCCTTAAATCTCATTGTCGTGACAGTCGATGGTAAGATTGTTGAGTTTGCTGAAATGGAAGAAGGTGAAGAATTTGAACTCACTCTTATTATAAGCACTGGAGGTACTGAAAGTCCATAATGAATTCTACTTGTCCAACTCAGGTTTTCTGGATGCTTATGACAGAGAGGATATTGAGATTACTTATCCAAGTTTTACAAAAA harbors:
- a CDS encoding alpha/beta fold hydrolase; protein product: MAEEKTFSAEIYKDNKHEDWLILIHGFGGSAKTWNKQIGTFSRHYNLLVLEMHKNTSQELLNLDMICEHIHNTMLFYGVKKAHFISFSFSSLISLRFAVLYPNVVNSLIMGGGVIRYSLKTKLLIFLAMNLKKKVNYMLLYRFFAYIIMPKKNHRRSRDIFVNEARKLGHDEFCKWLNIIPQTMNGLEWLKSLQNDISILFISGSKDYLFLNDILKYSKKFSNSYVEIITDCGHVCSIEQYEKFNNIVINHLSRV
- a CDS encoding radical SAM protein; translated protein: MLINGKKEEIPPFPHHKAYIYRSKQFFFAKGLTTHLTMGNFITLKELYKGFNNKCSIPRVLLIDPTSNCNLKCKGCWSHDYESGHNISYEKLNDILDQAEQLGIKDCLMTGGEPLLRKDDILKICRKHNKMTFGIFTNGTLIDENFADEMAKLGNLNVFLSIEGTREETDFRRGEGVYNKVIKAMDVLSDKGIAFAFSACYHYGNYKTIASDEFLDHMREKGAWFGWLFQYIPVGSNADTSLVCTAEQRAYVQEKIRDYSTKNDYVIIDFWNNGHLSFGCIGAGVGFAHINAKGDVEPCAFCHYSDSNIYDVSLVEALRSKFFTEFRNSQPFSENPLRACPIIDNPQSLINVVKSSNAKSTHLANPETVEELAMKNFARADEWEPVAELLFKKMPEHVQRNFPRFLRYFSFKKGITDGRREDI